In Streptomyces sp. NBC_00306, a single genomic region encodes these proteins:
- a CDS encoding MerR family transcriptional regulator: protein MDEVSVTAENMPGPHDRLDDDDYPAYTMGRAAEMIGTTPAFLRAIGEARLITPLRSEGGHRRYSRYQLRIAARARELVDQGTPVEAACRIIILEDQLEEAMRINEELRRPAAGSHPKADA from the coding sequence ATGGATGAGGTGTCAGTGACCGCAGAGAACATGCCCGGCCCGCACGACCGTCTCGACGACGATGACTATCCGGCGTACACCATGGGCCGAGCCGCCGAAATGATCGGGACGACTCCCGCCTTCCTCCGGGCCATCGGTGAGGCCCGTCTCATCACGCCGCTGCGTTCCGAGGGCGGCCACCGGCGGTACTCCCGCTACCAGCTGCGTATTGCCGCGCGGGCGCGCGAGCTCGTGGACCAGGGGACGCCGGTCGAGGCCGCCTGCCGCATCATCATCCTCGAGGACCAGCTCGAAGAAGCCATGCGTATCAACGAGGAACTGCGCCGCCCCGCTGCCGGATCCCATCCGAAGGCCGACGCCTGA
- a CDS encoding PH domain-containing protein: MSYERLPLEYRMSSGRLRLLITMILLATPAALLPVLTIEEIPTGIRTVVSLAVVALFGWLVYGSRRCATTADIKAIGVRGFFRRRRVAWEDVQDIRAELNPAAALQSAAPTYITFVYGRDGRKLQLPYVDDQHVSMEREMALLLDIWTELRGDDWAPDARAAVLIDRRNARQAALLSGMSWAMLGFLPLIAIMLVPLFTDLPEGLESLLSPWAVMGVGLPLIFVLTALASYRRSLRNL; encoded by the coding sequence GTGAGCTACGAGAGACTGCCGCTCGAATACCGGATGAGCTCCGGACGTCTGCGCTTGTTGATCACCATGATCCTGCTCGCGACACCGGCGGCGCTCCTGCCCGTGCTGACCATCGAGGAGATACCGACGGGCATCAGGACCGTCGTCTCGCTGGCCGTCGTGGCGCTGTTCGGCTGGCTGGTGTACGGCTCCCGGCGCTGTGCCACGACGGCCGACATCAAGGCCATCGGGGTCCGGGGATTCTTCCGACGCCGAAGGGTGGCCTGGGAGGACGTCCAGGACATCCGCGCCGAGCTCAATCCTGCCGCGGCCTTGCAGAGCGCCGCTCCGACCTACATCACCTTCGTCTACGGACGGGACGGCAGAAAACTCCAGCTTCCCTACGTCGACGACCAGCACGTGTCCATGGAGCGGGAGATGGCACTGCTGCTCGACATCTGGACGGAACTGCGCGGGGACGACTGGGCACCCGACGCACGGGCCGCCGTTCTCATCGACCGCAGAAACGCCCGGCAGGCCGCGCTCCTGTCCGGTATGTCGTGGGCCATGCTCGGATTCCTGCCGCTCATCGCCATCATGCTGGTGCCCCTCTTCACGGACCTGCCGGAAGGGCTGGAATCACTGCTGAGCCCATGGGCGGTCATGGGTGTCGGCCTGCCGTTGATCTTCGTCCTGACGGCGCTCGCGTCGTATCGCCGCAGCCTGCGGAACCTCTGA
- a CDS encoding alpha/beta fold hydrolase, with product MFEGFTLADREGEGARLRVRHGGAGPAVLLLHGHPRTHATWHRVAPLLTAAGHTVVCPDLRGYGGSSKPVTDAEHLPYAKRAMAGDCLTLMRSLGHDQFAVVGHDRGAYVATRLALDHPEAVRSLTVLDAVPIGEALNRCDARFAASWWHWFFLGQTDKPAERIINADPDAWYRADPQTMGAEAYEDYRRAIHDPATVHAMCEDYRAGLGVDRRHDEEDRRAGRRIRCPLQVLWATGDDMADLYGDVLSVWHEWAGAGLEGAPITSGHHIAEEAPGELVAALRDFWNGGRPQARHGGTR from the coding sequence GTGTTCGAAGGGTTCACACTGGCGGACCGCGAGGGAGAGGGCGCCCGGCTGCGCGTGCGCCACGGCGGTGCCGGCCCGGCCGTCCTGCTGCTGCACGGCCATCCGCGGACGCACGCCACATGGCACCGGGTCGCCCCGCTGCTGACAGCGGCGGGCCATACGGTCGTCTGCCCGGACCTGCGGGGCTACGGCGGGTCCTCGAAGCCGGTCACGGACGCGGAGCATCTGCCGTACGCGAAGCGGGCCATGGCGGGTGACTGTCTGACACTCATGCGCTCGCTCGGTCACGATCAGTTCGCCGTCGTCGGTCACGACCGTGGGGCCTACGTCGCCACTCGCCTCGCGCTGGACCACCCCGAGGCGGTCCGCTCGCTGACGGTGCTGGACGCCGTCCCGATCGGGGAGGCGCTGAACCGCTGCGACGCCCGCTTCGCGGCGAGCTGGTGGCACTGGTTCTTCCTCGGGCAGACCGACAAGCCCGCCGAACGGATCATCAACGCCGATCCCGACGCCTGGTACCGGGCCGATCCGCAGACGATGGGGGCGGAGGCCTACGAGGACTACCGGCGTGCGATCCACGACCCGGCCACGGTGCACGCCATGTGCGAGGACTACCGCGCGGGCCTGGGCGTGGACCGGCGCCACGACGAGGAGGACCGGCGCGCGGGCCGGCGCATCCGCTGCCCGCTCCAGGTGCTCTGGGCCACGGGCGACGACATGGCCGATCTGTACGGCGATGTGCTCTCCGTGTGGCACGAGTGGGCGGGTGCCGGGCTGGAGGGTGCCCCCATCACGTCCGGCCATCACATCGCCGAGGAGGCGCCCGGTGAACTCGTCGCGGCCCTGCGGGACTTCTGGAACGGCGGACGCCCGCAGGCCCGCCACGGCGGCACGCGGTAG
- a CDS encoding cold-shock protein: MASGTVKWFNSEKGFGFISQEGGGPDVFAHYSEIQGNGYRELTEGEHVTFDIGQGQKGPQAQNIVRG, from the coding sequence ATGGCCAGTGGCACAGTGAAGTGGTTCAACTCCGAGAAGGGCTTCGGCTTCATCTCCCAGGAGGGTGGTGGACCGGACGTCTTCGCGCACTACTCCGAGATCCAGGGCAACGGCTACCGCGAACTGACCGAGGGCGAGCACGTCACCTTCGACATCGGTCAGGGCCAGAAGGGTCCGCAGGCGCAGAACATCGTCCGGGGCTGA
- a CDS encoding VOC family protein — MNADDTSMLGRSRVATRLPAQDLDRARLFYAQKLGLEPVDERPGGLLYRCGGVDFALFLSAGGSPGTFTQMGWEVEDIESVVAELQRRGVVFEEVDLPGLRTRGAIADIDGNYPSKGARGERGAWFRDSEGNMLGIGQLVT, encoded by the coding sequence ATGAACGCAGACGACACGAGCATGCTGGGCCGCTCCCGCGTGGCCACCCGGCTGCCCGCCCAGGATCTGGACCGAGCGCGGCTGTTCTACGCGCAGAAGCTCGGCCTGGAGCCGGTCGACGAGCGTCCGGGCGGGCTGCTGTACCGGTGCGGGGGCGTCGATTTCGCCCTGTTCCTCTCCGCCGGCGGGTCGCCGGGGACCTTCACGCAGATGGGCTGGGAGGTCGAGGACATCGAGTCCGTCGTCGCCGAACTGCAGCGGCGCGGCGTGGTGTTCGAAGAGGTCGATCTGCCCGGGCTGCGCACGCGGGGCGCCATCGCCGACATCGACGGGAACTACCCGAGCAAGGGGGCGCGCGGCGAACGGGGCGCGTGGTTCCGCGACAGCGAGGGGAACATGCTGGGCATCGGGCAGTTGGTCACCTGA
- a CDS encoding beta-glucanase: MTDQALSVFGRIRQRLTGAIPGPRRPRGRLVFTADFSSTDQWVAGRSWAYPNGGPTNPGDHKLDHLVSDPAYSRRGVFRATPAPDGTWYAGLLTTEGSRDDFMVRTGDVLEARVRLPREVGAWPAIWTWWEGGNEIDAFEYHPDNPDLLELSNHMSGAGHYHRDPAIRPGAWVNLRVELGARSVVWWVNGVRAFTDDAGLDRDWRAYLIVNLSVADGTYHPAPEPGRTSLSYEVRRLRVYRS; this comes from the coding sequence ATGACTGACCAGGCGTTGTCGGTGTTCGGCCGGATCAGGCAGCGGCTCACCGGGGCAATCCCCGGCCCGCGACGACCGCGTGGCCGGCTGGTGTTCACCGCCGACTTCTCGTCGACGGACCAGTGGGTCGCGGGCCGCTCCTGGGCCTATCCGAACGGCGGCCCCACCAACCCCGGTGATCACAAACTCGACCACCTGGTGTCGGACCCCGCCTACTCGCGCCGCGGCGTGTTCCGCGCCACGCCGGCCCCCGACGGGACGTGGTACGCGGGACTGCTCACCACCGAGGGCAGCCGCGACGACTTCATGGTGCGTACGGGGGATGTGCTCGAAGCCCGGGTACGCCTGCCCCGTGAGGTGGGTGCGTGGCCCGCGATCTGGACCTGGTGGGAGGGCGGCAACGAGATCGACGCCTTCGAGTACCACCCCGACAACCCCGACCTGCTGGAACTCTCCAACCACATGAGCGGCGCGGGCCATTACCACCGGGATCCCGCCATCCGTCCCGGCGCATGGGTGAACCTCCGCGTCGAGCTCGGCGCCCGGTCCGTCGTCTGGTGGGTCAACGGCGTCCGGGCCTTCACCGACGACGCCGGCCTCGACCGTGACTGGCGCGCGTATCTCATCGTGAACCTCTCCGTCGCTGACGGCACCTACCACCCCGCGCCGGAACCGGGCCGGACGTCCCTGTCGTACGAGGTACGGCGGCTGCGCGTGTACCGCTCCTGA
- a CDS encoding VOC family protein, translating into MSLEWEQLVVEAVDPVALGNWWAGALGWVVLNDTHDEFEIRPAPDRLPGLIFEPVREPKAGKNRLHLDLRPDDQDAEVARLLALGARHADVGQGDVPWVVMADPEGNEFCVLAPRRTP; encoded by the coding sequence ATGTCCTTGGAGTGGGAACAGCTGGTGGTGGAAGCCGTCGACCCGGTAGCGCTGGGGAACTGGTGGGCCGGCGCGCTGGGATGGGTCGTGCTCAACGACACGCACGACGAGTTCGAGATCCGCCCGGCGCCGGACCGTCTGCCCGGACTGATCTTCGAGCCCGTGCGAGAACCGAAGGCGGGGAAGAACCGGCTGCATCTCGACCTCCGGCCGGACGACCAGGACGCCGAGGTCGCGCGACTGCTGGCACTCGGGGCGCGCCATGCCGACGTGGGCCAGGGAGACGTGCCGTGGGTCGTCATGGCGGACCCGGAGGGCAACGAGTTCTGCGTCCTCGCCCCGCGTCGCACTCCATGA
- a CDS encoding RICIN domain-containing protein encodes MPELHQVGPDPADHMPDYAALSDAELTERIRAGAPPAFPATQELKRRHLPAVLSYARLCGRDQVAGNQLAVQAFDLAAQEAIRGIEPRGNWRHHLLMLVQRVGLTWAEGNRRDRLEPDFAAWADESADRAEWSLPESRRPPFEKSSAMLAGFYGLPELTRGILWYSVVDREPDDTAATYLGVRPAIVSEQRTKAQDAMRQAYIKAYLVRADDKRCAGFQRIIEASVRPGDRRRSDDLTNHLAECTGCTRLMATLARMTANPRGVFAEGLLQWGGAVYAARRPARALLDAVPAQPERSPAASHRSAPAASEPRRGARLRTRPVVLAAVAVAAAVIAGTVLATTSGDTAGPVARDRPTQPPQPAWPPASAPSPAPSPSPSPSPTREASKTPEPRPTPTASAPESPAPTPSKAVPPPPAPIVPGGGYTRVVNAGSGLCLDIEDGVMENRTDVITVRCNGAETQRWSLEPGGLLRSNADPDFCLDSRGDTDRGVGIWSCSSADGRNGMNLRFTVDASGAVRPYIALDFALEPSGDSEGSSLGFDPADGNSDQRWTAGT; translated from the coding sequence GTGCCAGAGCTCCACCAGGTCGGGCCCGACCCCGCCGACCACATGCCGGACTACGCCGCCCTGTCGGACGCGGAACTGACCGAACGCATACGCGCCGGCGCCCCGCCCGCCTTTCCTGCCACCCAGGAACTCAAGCGCCGCCACCTTCCGGCCGTGCTCTCCTATGCCCGGCTCTGCGGGCGAGACCAGGTCGCCGGCAATCAACTGGCCGTCCAGGCCTTCGATCTCGCGGCTCAGGAGGCGATCCGCGGCATCGAACCGCGTGGGAACTGGCGCCACCACCTGCTGATGCTCGTTCAGCGAGTGGGCCTGACCTGGGCCGAGGGCAACCGCCGCGACCGGCTCGAACCGGACTTCGCCGCATGGGCCGACGAGTCGGCCGATCGCGCCGAGTGGAGTCTGCCGGAGTCCCGGCGCCCCCCGTTCGAGAAGTCCTCCGCGATGCTCGCCGGCTTCTACGGGCTGCCCGAGCTGACGCGGGGCATCCTCTGGTACTCCGTGGTCGACCGCGAACCGGACGACACCGCGGCGACCTACCTCGGCGTCCGGCCCGCCATCGTGTCCGAGCAGCGGACCAAGGCGCAGGACGCCATGCGCCAGGCCTACATCAAGGCCTACCTCGTGCGGGCCGACGACAAGAGGTGCGCCGGCTTCCAGCGCATCATCGAGGCCTCGGTGCGGCCGGGGGACCGGCGGCGCAGCGACGACCTGACGAACCACCTGGCCGAATGCACCGGCTGCACCCGGCTGATGGCGACCCTCGCCCGTATGACCGCCAACCCCCGTGGTGTGTTCGCCGAAGGACTGCTCCAGTGGGGTGGGGCGGTGTACGCGGCCCGCCGCCCCGCGCGTGCCCTGCTCGACGCCGTGCCCGCCCAGCCGGAGCGGTCGCCGGCCGCGAGCCACCGGTCGGCGCCTGCCGCCTCGGAGCCCAGGCGGGGCGCGCGGCTGCGGACCCGGCCCGTCGTTCTGGCCGCCGTGGCGGTGGCGGCCGCGGTGATCGCCGGCACCGTGCTGGCGACCACGTCCGGGGACACCGCGGGACCCGTGGCGCGCGACCGTCCGACACAGCCGCCGCAGCCCGCCTGGCCCCCCGCGTCAGCGCCCTCGCCCGCACCGTCTCCGTCTCCGTCACCGAGCCCCACCCGGGAGGCGTCGAAGACGCCCGAGCCCCGGCCGACCCCCACGGCGTCCGCTCCTGAGTCCCCGGCGCCCACGCCCTCCAAGGCTGTTCCGCCCCCACCCGCGCCGATTGTGCCGGGCGGCGGCTACACCCGCGTCGTCAACGCCGGTTCGGGGCTCTGCCTGGACATCGAGGACGGTGTGATGGAGAACCGGACCGATGTCATCACGGTCCGCTGCAACGGCGCCGAGACCCAGCGGTGGAGTCTGGAACCGGGTGGCCTGCTGCGCAGCAACGCCGACCCCGACTTCTGCCTGGACTCGCGCGGCGACACCGACCGCGGCGTGGGCATCTGGTCCTGTTCGTCCGCCGACGGCAGGAACGGCATGAACCTCCGGTTCACCGTCGACGCCTCCGGAGCCGTACGGCCGTACATCGCCCTGGACTTCGCGCTCGAACCGTCGGGCGATTCGGAGGGCAGTTCACTCGGCTTCGACCCGGCGGACGGGAACAGCGACCAGCGCTGGACCGCCGGTACCTGA
- a CDS encoding DUF4236 domain-containing protein, with amino-acid sequence MPLTFRKSFRILPGVTLNINRKSWSITTGGKNGPRHTRSSTGRRTTSMNLPGPFGWRKTTGGSGRH; translated from the coding sequence ATGCCGCTCACCTTCCGCAAGAGTTTCAGGATCCTGCCGGGCGTGACGCTGAACATCAACCGCAAGTCCTGGTCGATCACCACGGGCGGCAAGAACGGCCCGCGCCACACCCGCAGCAGCACCGGTCGTCGTACGACGTCCATGAACCTGCCGGGCCCCTTCGGGTGGCGCAAGACGACCGGAGGCTCCGGCCGGCACTGA
- a CDS encoding NAD(P)/FAD-dependent oxidoreductase, with product MARSRILVVGAGFAGIDCVRRLERKLSRTDVEISLVTPFSYQLYLPLLPQVAAGVLTPQSVAVSLRRSAKHRTQIIPGGAIGVDTKAKICVIRKITDEIVNQPYDHLVLAPGSITRTFDIPGLVEHGRGMKTLAEATYIRDHVIAQLDLADASHDEAERASRLQFVVVGGGYAGTETAACLQRLTQNAVKRYPRLNPEQIKWHLIDIAPKLMPELGDKLGLAALEILRKRGIEVSLGVSVADVGPEKVTLTDGRVLPCRTLIWTAGVAASPLVGTLNAETARGRLVVRPDMTVPGADGVFALGDAAAVPDLAKGDDAICPPTAQHALRQGRKVADNVIAQLQGRPLEPYAHKDLGLVVDLGGKDAVSKPLGIELRGLPAQLVARGYHWSALRTHVAKTRVLTNWMLNAVAGDDFVRTGFLMRGPSTLRDFEHTDAYLTPEQVREHTASLRVRT from the coding sequence GTGGCACGATCGCGGATTCTTGTGGTGGGGGCCGGCTTCGCCGGCATCGATTGCGTACGCCGGTTGGAGCGCAAGCTCTCCCGTACGGACGTCGAGATCTCCCTGGTCACGCCGTTCTCCTACCAGCTCTACCTTCCGCTGCTGCCCCAGGTGGCCGCGGGTGTGCTGACGCCCCAGTCGGTCGCCGTCTCCCTGCGCCGCAGCGCCAAGCACCGCACGCAGATCATTCCCGGCGGCGCGATCGGTGTGGACACCAAGGCAAAGATCTGTGTGATCCGCAAGATCACGGACGAGATCGTGAATCAGCCGTACGACCACCTCGTGCTGGCTCCCGGCAGCATCACCCGGACGTTCGACATCCCCGGACTCGTGGAGCACGGACGAGGGATGAAGACGCTCGCCGAAGCCACCTACATCCGCGACCATGTGATCGCCCAGCTCGACCTCGCCGACGCCAGCCACGACGAGGCGGAGCGCGCCTCCCGCCTCCAGTTCGTCGTCGTGGGCGGCGGTTACGCCGGGACCGAGACGGCCGCGTGCCTGCAGCGGCTCACCCAGAACGCCGTGAAGCGGTATCCGCGCCTGAACCCCGAACAGATCAAGTGGCATCTGATCGACATCGCCCCCAAGCTGATGCCCGAACTCGGCGACAAGCTGGGCCTCGCGGCGTTGGAGATCCTGCGCAAGCGCGGTATCGAGGTGTCCCTCGGGGTGTCGGTCGCCGACGTCGGTCCGGAGAAGGTGACGCTCACCGACGGACGCGTACTGCCCTGCCGCACGCTCATCTGGACGGCCGGCGTCGCCGCCAGCCCGCTCGTCGGCACGCTGAACGCGGAGACCGCCCGCGGACGGCTGGTGGTGCGCCCCGACATGACCGTCCCCGGGGCCGACGGTGTCTTCGCGCTCGGCGACGCCGCCGCGGTGCCGGACCTCGCCAAGGGCGACGACGCGATCTGCCCGCCCACCGCCCAACACGCCCTGCGGCAGGGCCGCAAGGTCGCCGACAACGTCATCGCCCAGCTCCAGGGCCGGCCGCTGGAGCCGTACGCGCACAAGGACCTGGGCCTCGTCGTCGATCTCGGTGGCAAGGACGCCGTCTCCAAGCCGCTCGGCATCGAGCTGCGCGGACTGCCCGCGCAGCTCGTGGCGCGCGGCTATCACTGGTCGGCCTTGAGGACGCATGTCGCCAAGACGCGTGTGCTGACGAACTGGATGCTCAACGCCGTCGCCGGCGACGACTTCGTTCGTACCGGCTTCCTGATGCGCGGCCCGTCCACCCTGCGGGACTTCGAGCACACGGATGCCTATCTGACGCCCGAGCAGGTGCGGGAGCACACGGCCTCCCTGCGCGTGCGAACCTGA
- a CDS encoding DUF6411 family protein — protein MVIAGVIALCVVLAVLAFLLPRLSRHPERGTQRSLGMGARAGSKAPGPLGRLFSKPFHSSSRAVGKSGSAGRRARRKMPF, from the coding sequence ATGGTTATCGCAGGCGTCATCGCCCTCTGTGTCGTGCTCGCCGTACTCGCCTTCCTCCTGCCGCGCCTCTCGCGGCACCCCGAGCGCGGTACGCAGCGTTCGCTCGGTATGGGGGCACGCGCGGGCAGCAAGGCTCCCGGCCCGCTCGGGCGGCTCTTCAGCAAGCCGTTCCACAGCAGCTCGCGGGCTGTCGGCAAGAGCGGCTCCGCCGGCCGTCGCGCGCGTCGCAAGATGCCGTTCTGA
- a CDS encoding mycothiol transferase — protein sequence MNSVDALVDAFGRIQETVHGAVDGLSAEQLNARIDQDANSIAWLVWHLTRVQDDHVAEAAGLEQVWHTGWADRFELPFGPGATGYGHSSKQVAAVRVDSPDLLLGYHDAVVEQTLAYVKGLDDEAFDRVVDEAWNPPVTLGVRLVSVIADDLQHAGQAAFVRGVVRRR from the coding sequence ATGAACAGTGTCGACGCGCTGGTGGACGCCTTCGGACGGATCCAGGAGACGGTGCACGGAGCGGTGGACGGTCTGTCCGCCGAGCAGCTCAACGCACGGATCGACCAGGATGCGAATTCCATCGCCTGGCTGGTGTGGCACCTGACACGCGTTCAGGACGACCATGTCGCCGAAGCCGCCGGCCTCGAACAGGTGTGGCACACGGGATGGGCGGACCGGTTCGAGCTGCCCTTCGGCCCGGGCGCGACAGGGTACGGCCACAGCAGCAAGCAGGTGGCGGCCGTCCGCGTGGACTCTCCCGACCTGCTGCTCGGGTACCACGACGCCGTCGTCGAGCAGACGCTGGCCTACGTCAAGGGGCTCGACGACGAGGCGTTCGACCGCGTGGTGGACGAGGCCTGGAACCCGCCGGTCACGCTGGGGGTCCGCCTGGTCAGCGTCATCGCCGACGACCTTCAGCACGCGGGCCAGGCCGCTTTCGTGCGGGGCGTAGTCCGACGGCGCTGA
- a CDS encoding oxygenase MpaB family protein → MNIPVPRVSGLRERLGSSLFTRVAGPAGPDNRARIHGTPGPRWFGPERPIRTVHGDASMFIGGLRALLLQSLHPLAMAAVAAHSGYRGDPWGRLQRTSTFLAVTTYGTADDAQSAVDRVRAVHSRVTGTTAAGEPYRAADPHLLAWVHVAEVDSFLRAHQRYGRRPLDGTGCDAYVADAARVARALGIPDPPLDRAGLAEQLAAYRPELRATQEAREAARFVLRHPPLPWVARGPYAVLAANAVSTLPPWARELLGLPHLPNIETAFVRPAGHALTSTIRWAMKPPARPAVRPPRESAATPNSPVPPAR, encoded by the coding sequence GTGAACATCCCCGTGCCCCGGGTCTCCGGCCTGCGCGAGCGCCTGGGCAGCAGCCTGTTCACCCGCGTCGCAGGCCCCGCGGGTCCCGACAACCGTGCGCGTATCCACGGCACGCCGGGACCCCGCTGGTTCGGTCCTGAGCGGCCCATCCGGACCGTCCACGGGGACGCGTCGATGTTCATCGGCGGGCTCAGGGCGCTGCTGCTCCAGTCCCTGCATCCGCTGGCCATGGCCGCGGTGGCGGCCCACTCCGGCTACCGCGGCGATCCCTGGGGCCGGCTCCAGCGCACCAGCACCTTCCTGGCGGTGACGACCTACGGCACGGCCGACGACGCCCAGAGCGCTGTGGACCGCGTACGGGCGGTGCACAGCCGCGTGACGGGGACGACGGCCGCCGGTGAGCCGTACCGCGCCGCCGATCCGCATCTGCTCGCCTGGGTGCATGTCGCCGAGGTCGACAGTTTCCTGCGTGCCCATCAGCGGTACGGGCGACGGCCCCTGGACGGAACGGGGTGCGACGCCTACGTGGCCGACGCCGCACGCGTGGCCCGGGCACTCGGCATCCCCGACCCACCGCTCGACCGTGCCGGTCTCGCCGAACAACTGGCCGCGTACCGGCCGGAACTCCGTGCGACCCAAGAGGCCCGCGAGGCCGCCCGGTTCGTCCTGCGGCACCCGCCCCTGCCGTGGGTCGCCCGCGGTCCGTACGCCGTCCTGGCCGCCAACGCGGTCTCCACCCTTCCCCCGTGGGCGCGCGAGCTGCTGGGACTCCCCCATCTGCCCAACATCGAGACAGCCTTCGTCCGGCCCGCCGGACACGCTCTCACCTCGACCATACGATGGGCGATGAAGCCACCCGCGCGACCGGCCGTCCGGCCGCCTCGGGAATCGGCTGCCACTCCCAACTCACCCGTCCCGCCTGCTCGTTGA
- a CDS encoding anti-sigma factor, producing MTGADLHMASGAYVVHALSPDERRAFEAHVAACEACREEVAELKATAARLGSALAVTPPAEMLERVMRRVAGTRQEGLLPPVLRVRRTVQVSRLVLAACLALAVAGGGIALWQYQEAEDARASVSRTEQREAGVADVLAAPDVRLQTREWDDGSTGTVAYAPSKDRAALIVAGLSELPASKVYEAWFAGTGATRSAGLIGGTEGQQLVLLDGPVAGATAVAITVEPAGGSPQPTSAPLGVIKVPTA from the coding sequence ATGACCGGCGCTGATCTGCACATGGCTTCCGGTGCCTACGTCGTGCACGCGCTTTCCCCCGACGAGCGCAGGGCTTTCGAGGCCCATGTGGCGGCCTGCGAGGCGTGCCGGGAGGAGGTCGCCGAACTGAAGGCGACGGCGGCACGCCTCGGGTCGGCGCTGGCCGTCACCCCTCCGGCCGAGATGCTTGAGCGGGTCATGCGCCGGGTGGCAGGCACCCGTCAGGAGGGCCTGCTCCCCCCGGTCTTGCGCGTCAGGCGGACCGTGCAGGTGTCCCGGCTCGTTCTCGCGGCGTGCCTGGCACTCGCTGTGGCAGGCGGCGGGATCGCCCTGTGGCAGTACCAGGAGGCCGAGGACGCCAGGGCGTCGGTCAGCCGGACCGAGCAGCGGGAAGCGGGCGTGGCGGATGTGCTCGCGGCACCCGACGTCAGACTCCAGACGCGGGAATGGGACGACGGGTCCACGGGAACGGTCGCGTACGCACCCAGCAAGGACCGCGCGGCTCTGATCGTGGCGGGTCTGTCCGAGCTGCCCGCCAGCAAGGTGTACGAGGCATGGTTCGCCGGTACGGGAGCCACGAGGTCGGCCGGGCTGATCGGCGGTACCGAGGGGCAGCAACTGGTGCTGCTCGACGGGCCGGTGGCCGGGGCGACGGCCGTGGCGATCACCGTCGAGCCGGCCGGCGGCTCTCCGCAGCCCACTTCCGCGCCTCTCGGAGTCATCAAGGTGCCGACAGCCTGA
- the sigK gene encoding ECF RNA polymerase sigma factor SigK, with product MPSVSHGPEIGPPHSEDDLDKLLLRTAQGDEDAFTGVYDAASGPVLGLVRRILRDTAQSEEVAQDVLVEVWVTAGRFRPEEGSAKTWIMTLAHHRAVDRIRSAEARSEREQKAALLERTRPFDEVTERVETQLEWQQVRRCVGLLTDMQRQAVTLAYYQGLTHKEVAEALSLPLGTVKTRLRDGLIRLRDCLGVSR from the coding sequence GTGCCTTCCGTCAGTCATGGACCCGAGATCGGACCTCCGCACAGCGAGGACGACCTGGACAAACTGCTGCTCAGGACCGCGCAGGGCGACGAGGACGCCTTCACGGGTGTGTACGACGCGGCCAGCGGCCCTGTCCTGGGGCTGGTGCGCCGCATTCTGCGCGACACGGCGCAGTCCGAGGAAGTGGCCCAGGACGTATTGGTCGAGGTGTGGGTCACGGCGGGTCGCTTCCGGCCCGAGGAGGGCAGCGCAAAGACATGGATCATGACACTCGCCCATCACCGGGCGGTGGACCGGATCCGGTCCGCCGAGGCCAGGAGCGAGCGCGAGCAGAAGGCCGCGCTGCTGGAGCGGACCCGGCCGTTCGACGAGGTGACCGAGCGTGTCGAGACACAGCTGGAGTGGCAGCAGGTCCGCCGGTGCGTAGGCCTGCTCACGGACATGCAACGACAGGCGGTGACACTCGCCTACTACCAGGGACTGACCCACAAGGAAGTGGCGGAAGCGCTGTCCCTCCCGCTGGGCACCGTCAAGACACGTCTCCGCGACGGGCTGATCCGCCTCCGGGACTGCCTCGGGGTGTCGAGATGA
- a CDS encoding SCO5918 family protein — translation MRCVIARFPFDLFKNEVQDAMKGIKPEPITGESVIIGRRHYPVKQVGEVITRQDRRDFTAAEVTRALVRLGFTCRAVPVEEPAVALTPVENASALLGTPAQ, via the coding sequence ATGCGCTGCGTCATCGCCCGTTTCCCGTTCGACCTCTTCAAGAACGAAGTCCAGGACGCGATGAAGGGCATCAAGCCCGAACCCATCACGGGAGAGTCCGTGATCATCGGCCGACGGCACTACCCCGTCAAGCAGGTCGGTGAAGTCATCACCCGGCAGGACCGCCGCGACTTCACCGCCGCCGAAGTGACCCGGGCCCTGGTCCGCCTGGGCTTCACCTGCCGCGCCGTCCCAGTTGAGGAGCCGGCGGTCGCGCTGACTCCGGTCGAGAACGCCTCAGCGCTTCTCGGCACTCCCGCACAGTAG